In Alosa alosa isolate M-15738 ecotype Scorff River chromosome 19, AALO_Geno_1.1, whole genome shotgun sequence, a genomic segment contains:
- the cdkl1 gene encoding cyclin-dependent kinase-like 1, whose translation MEKYEKIGKIGEGSYGVVFKCRNKDTGQIVAIKKFVESEDDPIIKKIALREIRMLKQLKHSNLVNLIEVFRRKRKLHLVFEYCDHTVLNELDRYPHGVPEHLVKSITWQTLQAVNFCHKQNCIHRDVKPENILITKQQVIKLCDFGFARILTGPCDYYTDYVATRWYRAPELLVGDTQYGPPVDVWAVGCVFAELLSGSPLWPGKSDVDQLYLIRKTLGDLIPRHQQVFSNNQFFSGVSVPEPLEMETLEQKYPNLSYQALSLMRGCLRMDPSERLTCEQLLEHPYFDSLREESESVARELNRATKRRSRQPRAKHLPPGYLPQLTSSSIFPVLDNRNNKYYNLRKFNYHFPNI comes from the exons ATGGAAAAGTATGAGAAGATTGGAAAGATTGGAGAGGGCTCATATGGAGTCGTATTCAAATGCAGAAACAAAGACACGGGCCAGATTGTGGCCATCAAGAAGTTTGTGGAATCTGAGGATGACCCTATCATTAAGAAAATCGCTCTTCGGGAAATCCGTATGCTTAAG CAACTAAAGCACAGTAACCTGGTTAACCTAATCGAGGTGTTTCGCCGCAAGCGTAAGCTACACCTGGTGTTTGAGTACTGTGACCACACTGTCCTCAATGAGCTGGACCGCTACCCACATGG AGTTCCTGAGCACCTGGTGAAAAGCATCACCTGGCAAACACTCCAGGCTGTCAACTTCTGCCATAAACAAAAT tgtatcCACAGAGATGTAAAGCCAGAGAACATCCTCATCACCAAACAGCAGGTCATTAAGCTATGTGACTTCGGCTTCGCCCGTATCCTCA CGGGGCCCTGTGACTACTACACAGACTACGTGGCGACCCGGTGGTACCGGGCCCCGGAGCTGCTGGTGGGGGACACGCAGTACGGCCCCCCAGTGGACGTGTGGGCGGTGGGCTGCGTCTTCGCTGAGCTGCTCTCCGGCTCCCCCCTCTGGCCGGGCAAATCTGACGTGGACCAGCTCTACCTCATCAGAAAAACACTGG GAGATCTGATCCCCAGGCACCAGCAGGTCTTCAGCAACAACCAGTTCTTCAGTGGGGTATCTGTCCCTGAACCACTAGAGATG GAGACTCTGGAGCAGAAATACCCTAACCTCTCTTACCAAGCACTCAGTCTTATGAGg GGCTGCCTGCGGATGGATCCATCCGAGCGTCTGACGTGCGAGCAGCTGCTTGAGCACCCCTACTTCGACAGCCTgcgagaggagagtgagagcgtGGCTCGGGAGCTCAACCGGGCCACCAAGAGACGCTCGCGGCAACCCCGCGCCAAACACCTGCCTCCTGGG taTTTGCCTCAGCTAACCAGCAGTAGCATCTTCCCTGTTCTGGACAACAGGAACAACAAATACTACAACTTGCGCAAATTCAACTACCACTTCCCCaacatctaa